The Endozoicomonas montiporae CL-33 genome contains a region encoding:
- a CDS encoding SDR family NAD(P)-dependent oxidoreductase, with protein MQDFNNKVAVVTGGASGVGKAISKLLASLGAKVVVSDIEAKALDAAVAGIVEKGGEAIACQADVTSPESMQNLVDTSVKQYGEIHLVFANAGVGTGEGGPMWEYSLNDWEWGFNVNTWGLIHSINAFIPLLVKQNKEAHFIVTGSGNGAFVMMPNTPIYTASKAAVQAITENLHYQLQGAQSPVKVNALFPGPHVVNSGIFNSERNRPEDLPVDPKKQDSGIHSVEDMRNIMAQYGQKLETTEPEEVAQHAIDGIKADKFWICPRTEKSTLAFKARVESILTGETPTPPNVL; from the coding sequence ATGCAAGATTTTAATAATAAAGTTGCAGTCGTGACTGGCGGAGCCAGTGGCGTAGGTAAGGCCATTTCGAAATTGCTGGCATCACTGGGTGCCAAAGTGGTGGTATCCGATATTGAAGCTAAAGCACTGGATGCAGCTGTGGCCGGTATCGTTGAGAAAGGCGGTGAAGCCATTGCCTGTCAGGCAGACGTCACCAGTCCTGAGTCTATGCAGAATCTGGTTGACACTTCTGTAAAACAGTACGGCGAAATCCATCTGGTCTTTGCCAATGCAGGTGTCGGCACCGGTGAAGGCGGCCCAATGTGGGAATACAGCCTGAATGACTGGGAATGGGGTTTTAACGTCAACACCTGGGGGCTGATTCACTCAATCAACGCCTTTATCCCCTTGCTGGTTAAGCAAAATAAAGAAGCTCATTTTATTGTGACCGGTTCTGGTAATGGCGCTTTTGTTATGATGCCGAACACACCCATTTATACCGCCAGCAAAGCTGCGGTGCAGGCCATCACAGAAAACCTCCACTATCAGCTTCAGGGTGCGCAGTCTCCGGTTAAGGTTAACGCCCTGTTCCCCGGACCACACGTGGTTAACTCCGGTATTTTCAACTCAGAACGCAACCGTCCAGAAGATCTGCCGGTAGACCCCAAAAAACAGGACTCCGGCATTCATTCTGTGGAAGATATGCGCAACATTATGGCGCAGTACGGTCAGAAACTGGAAACCACCGAGCCTGAAGAAGTCGCTCAGCACGCCATTGATGGCATCAAGGCCGACAAGTTCTGGATCTGCCCGAGAACTGAAAAATCAACACTGGCCTTTAAAGCACGCGTTGAAAGTATTCTGACCGGTGAAACCCCAACACCACCAAACGTTCTCTGA
- a CDS encoding pyruvate kinase, producing MQSITTTIAHHLAEIIDDMNRWQDSHQLQIEQVATSNQASARNLVDYLGFRSQDRTRLQAELSAIGLSSLGRSEAAIRAQINRISDIIEGLQGDQKAVERLNTRPPQDKGSNKLRRKSEELFGPCSNQRNTRIMVTMPGSAASSPEIISQFLQSGMNVARINCAHDNPDIWRSIAMHIRRLSKELDQPCKIMMDLAGPKPRTGPMPAGAQVVKVRPHKDTRGRSIKPAKIVFYSHVMNIPPSFPDAVSIPLLCDSFNNLPPIKGVKLYDTRDKSRKLDIIEQTTNYIIAICNNSVVFETAQIVYFKSASNLLPITVAPLPAMENFIYLQEGDPLFLTGDNRTASPATCNDAGDVLVPATISCAVKEVIEAAQTGHQIKMDDGKFTAVVEQTFPDKLKLKITEAPPLGAKLKTEKGLNFPDTELPVNGLTSKDINDLETISDIADIVALSFVNRVNDIEQLQQQLQKPGHKHLGIILKIETRRAFEHLPELLLSVMQSEHVGVMIARGDLGVEVGWRHMAELQEEILWLCAAAHIPSIWATQVLEKLAKQGRPSRAEITDAAMAQRAECVMLNKGPYIHKAVRMLNRIIRTMDTQQYKKSARLPRLKLYTQTPRAGRPTPRPEPEVSATNM from the coding sequence ATGCAAAGCATAACAACGACAATTGCGCATCATCTTGCCGAGATCATTGACGATATGAATCGCTGGCAGGACAGTCATCAACTGCAGATTGAACAGGTGGCCACAAGCAACCAGGCCAGTGCCCGTAATCTGGTTGATTATCTGGGCTTTCGTTCGCAGGATCGCACCCGCCTGCAAGCAGAACTCAGCGCTATCGGTCTCAGTTCACTTGGGCGCTCAGAAGCAGCCATACGGGCGCAGATTAACCGCATCAGCGACATCATTGAAGGGCTTCAGGGTGACCAGAAAGCCGTTGAACGGCTCAATACACGACCACCACAGGATAAAGGCAGCAATAAACTTCGCAGAAAAAGTGAAGAACTGTTTGGCCCTTGTTCGAATCAGCGCAACACACGCATCATGGTCACAATGCCGGGCAGTGCGGCATCCAGCCCTGAAATCATCAGCCAGTTTCTGCAATCCGGCATGAACGTAGCACGCATCAACTGCGCCCACGACAACCCGGATATCTGGCGCAGTATTGCCATGCATATCCGTCGCCTGAGCAAAGAACTGGATCAGCCCTGTAAAATCATGATGGACCTAGCGGGCCCCAAACCAAGAACCGGACCCATGCCTGCCGGTGCACAGGTCGTTAAAGTCCGACCACATAAAGACACCCGTGGCCGAAGCATAAAGCCTGCAAAAATTGTTTTTTACAGTCACGTGATGAATATTCCGCCTTCGTTTCCGGATGCGGTATCGATCCCGTTACTGTGTGATTCCTTCAACAACCTGCCTCCGATTAAAGGTGTTAAACTGTACGACACACGGGATAAAAGCAGAAAGCTTGACATCATTGAGCAGACGACAAACTACATCATTGCCATCTGCAACAACAGTGTTGTGTTTGAAACCGCTCAGATTGTCTACTTCAAATCAGCATCCAACCTGCTGCCCATCACCGTGGCTCCCCTTCCTGCCATGGAAAATTTTATTTACCTGCAGGAAGGCGATCCGCTGTTTCTGACCGGCGATAACCGAACCGCATCGCCAGCCACCTGCAATGATGCCGGTGACGTATTGGTGCCAGCCACCATTAGCTGCGCGGTCAAAGAAGTCATTGAAGCTGCACAGACCGGACATCAGATCAAAATGGATGATGGCAAGTTTACAGCGGTTGTTGAACAGACATTCCCGGACAAACTGAAGCTAAAAATCACCGAAGCTCCGCCACTGGGTGCCAAACTGAAAACCGAAAAGGGGCTGAACTTTCCTGACACGGAGCTGCCTGTCAACGGGCTCACCAGTAAAGACATCAACGATCTGGAGACCATTTCCGACATTGCCGATATTGTGGCGCTCAGCTTTGTAAACCGGGTCAATGATATTGAACAGCTGCAACAACAACTGCAAAAGCCCGGGCACAAGCATCTTGGTATTATTCTCAAAATCGAAACCCGCCGGGCTTTTGAGCACCTGCCCGAGCTGTTGCTGAGCGTTATGCAGTCCGAACATGTGGGCGTTATGATTGCCCGGGGAGACCTGGGCGTTGAAGTCGGCTGGCGCCATATGGCCGAGCTGCAGGAAGAAATTCTCTGGCTCTGTGCCGCCGCGCATATTCCTTCCATCTGGGCAACACAGGTGTTGGAAAAACTCGCCAAACAAGGTCGGCCTTCCAGAGCGGAAATCACCGACGCTGCCATGGCCCAGAGGGCAGAGTGTGTCATGCTCAACAAAGGGCCATACATTCACAAGGCGGTACGCATGCTGAACCGGATTATCCGCACTATGGACACTCAGCAATACAAAAAGAGCGCCAGACTGCCGAGACTCAAACTGTATACCCAGACACCGAGGGCTGGCCGCCCGACCCCGAGACCCGAACCGGAAGTCTCAGCCACAAATATGTGA
- a CDS encoding multidrug effflux MFS transporter, producing MRQLNPEKHTTAVLVVLTLFAVVGPVSIDIFTPSLPAITQYFDTDYATAQWSVGIFMLGFSLSMLIVGPLSDRFGRKNTLLGGYSLYLLATIATLTTNSIHLFIAARFAQAIFGCFGTAVARTIARDYYSDKMEVKILAYISACLTIAPMAAPIAGGYIQQYAGWQYSFLVMAAFAVIAMLALTLLPEKAERNLNATNGMFKGYSAVLTDLRYMRFSVAAGVAFAGAFVFVAGAPFVLIEQLGINPKDYGFIFASAIAAYLVSATMGPKLTDRLSREQVTLLSGSTLMIGALISIASAWFSGGESVMGYVAGIVVYELGLGIFNPLCQARATEHMKTHIGTASGLIFFIEMLMATLISGAVGFLPVAGTMTLAAVTLASAAFASLCLMGTGKPAEQLTTQAA from the coding sequence ATGCGTCAACTAAACCCTGAGAAACATACCACTGCCGTACTGGTCGTTCTGACCCTCTTTGCTGTTGTGGGTCCGGTGTCCATTGATATTTTCACACCGTCATTGCCCGCCATCACACAGTACTTCGACACCGACTATGCTACCGCTCAATGGAGTGTCGGCATCTTTATGCTGGGTTTCTCACTGTCCATGTTGATCGTTGGTCCGCTGAGTGACCGCTTTGGTCGCAAAAATACCCTACTCGGCGGCTACTCACTGTACCTTCTGGCCACCATTGCCACACTGACCACCAACAGCATTCACCTGTTTATCGCTGCCCGTTTTGCCCAGGCGATTTTCGGTTGTTTTGGTACTGCAGTAGCAAGAACCATTGCCCGTGACTACTACTCCGACAAGATGGAAGTGAAGATTCTGGCTTACATCAGCGCCTGTCTGACCATTGCGCCGATGGCGGCACCCATTGCCGGTGGTTACATTCAGCAATACGCAGGCTGGCAATACAGCTTTCTGGTCATGGCCGCCTTTGCCGTCATTGCCATGCTGGCGCTGACTCTGCTGCCGGAAAAAGCCGAGCGTAACCTGAATGCCACTAACGGCATGTTCAAAGGCTACTCTGCGGTTCTGACCGATCTGCGCTACATGCGTTTCTCGGTCGCAGCAGGTGTTGCCTTTGCCGGTGCCTTTGTGTTTGTTGCCGGTGCGCCGTTTGTACTGATTGAGCAACTGGGCATCAACCCGAAAGATTATGGTTTCATCTTCGCCTCTGCCATTGCCGCCTATCTGGTCAGTGCGACTATGGGGCCTAAGCTGACTGATCGTCTGAGCCGTGAGCAGGTCACACTGTTGTCCGGTTCTACCCTGATGATCGGTGCGCTGATCTCCATCGCCTCGGCCTGGTTCAGTGGCGGAGAATCCGTCATGGGTTATGTAGCTGGTATTGTTGTATACGAACTGGGTCTGGGTATCTTCAACCCGCTGTGTCAGGCGCGTGCCACCGAACATATGAAAACCCATATCGGCACCGCATCCGGCCTGATTTTCTTTATTGAAATGCTGATGGCGACCCTGATCAGTGGTGCGGTCGGTTTCTTGCCTGTAGCAGGCACCATGACTCTGGCTGCTGTTACTCTGGCGTCTGCAGCGTTTGCTTCCCTGTGCCTGATGGGCACTGGCAAGCCTGCCGAACAGCTGACGACCCAGGCAGCATAA
- a CDS encoding acetoacetate decarboxylase family protein yields MSNVPQSNPGEILNWPMLKIQYQTTPEAIAKLLPPGIDAGQSPTVYLTVYNFPILNEPEYGVVVSVAANCDGVEGEYTLLVGIDQEAPVIRCQERWGQPKYVAQVEYYRMIDKVAAKATHAGYTFLEFEGKITGPDDNLEGFDTNEFWTKYSRSFDMSEGKYDLPPRVIRVHSQYGTAYKEKVEGTLTLRESPWDPIATLLPVTSKPEAHLWTPIFKGRQYLEHKHLDGAAFWPYSETISGSRWPGEGGGPLKS; encoded by the coding sequence ATGAGCAACGTTCCTCAGAGTAACCCCGGTGAAATACTGAACTGGCCCATGCTGAAAATTCAGTACCAGACCACACCGGAAGCCATTGCCAAGCTGCTACCACCCGGCATTGATGCCGGTCAGTCCCCTACCGTTTATCTGACTGTTTACAACTTCCCTATCCTCAACGAGCCCGAGTACGGTGTCGTGGTCAGCGTAGCTGCCAACTGCGATGGTGTTGAAGGCGAGTACACGCTGCTGGTAGGTATTGATCAGGAAGCACCGGTGATTCGCTGCCAGGAACGCTGGGGGCAACCCAAGTATGTCGCACAGGTTGAGTATTACCGAATGATCGACAAGGTCGCCGCAAAAGCGACACACGCCGGATATACCTTTCTGGAATTCGAAGGCAAAATCACCGGACCGGACGACAATCTGGAAGGATTTGACACCAATGAATTCTGGACCAAGTATTCCCGCTCCTTTGATATGAGTGAAGGCAAATACGACCTTCCTCCCAGAGTGATCCGGGTGCACAGTCAATACGGTACGGCCTACAAGGAAAAGGTCGAAGGCACATTAACCCTGCGCGAAAGCCCGTGGGATCCCATTGCCACTCTGCTACCAGTGACATCCAAGCCCGAAGCCCATCTCTGGACGCCGATCTTTAAAGGCCGTCAGTATCTTGAACACAAACATCTGGACGGTGCAGCCTTCTGGCCTTACTCCGAAACGATCAGCGGTTCCCGCTGGCCGGGTGAAGGTGGCGGGCCGTTAAAGAGCTGA